Proteins co-encoded in one Lineus longissimus chromosome 11, tnLinLong1.2, whole genome shotgun sequence genomic window:
- the LOC135495395 gene encoding WD repeat-containing protein 7-like isoform X1, whose translation MSVSNLVVPVVLWGRNPPTHCISAILMTQDEKNIITGCNDGQIAVWDVTEDWKIYPRSMLFGHSSAISCLCKGSNHSDKPYIVSSSESGEMCLWDINDGRCIEFTKMPFTHTNIQTHQLMNARDIKLVCNGYYPEIHIIDPLSLEIQFTLTSKVQPDWISALCILRPVNRQDDVVVAISNSGAVKCWTLSSQELKSKTIAEDESKQIRCLNAHTLRCCAYNQRTVLIVCSKYWQLYSCGFIHGHESEGIYDAGDFSLLCSESNPCGERWLGGEFISVDRVVVWSNEGKGYLYKLPTNLLKGKAHFDSANPRSADFHGHVGPSRSSSNIPYAYNVLNFYTEKPLSCPPAMSYFFGTRDTHKRILLRGDSMGRIMLWMIPKVADNQLKLTRQESFDRLPVIQQLATTSLLETWDTVCPIPSGVIDALHPPEEKPLQVTATCYIPSQGKLVCGRLDGTIVIVPATQSAILQLLDIGQAPGQEIPVHRVLSGHTGKVTYVLYPFNDSTRYEPQHLVSGGVDFTIILWDIFNGTKLHTFSVHGGEITRLIVPPNNCNNRVLTSICSVASDHSVALISLRERKCIMLAGRQLFPVQTIKWRPLDDFLIIGCTDGTVYVWQMETGHLDRVVQGVTAQEILSACDKATNSVTSSEELNNPTISIAQAFKRRNLATFKNLAQQKLHGLAEKGPASYSYRAHMKPLAYPMMIQGMRTNSNDPDAHVILFDTEALIVQLLSDEYAQMSPGTLEAHGFPSAEKQPDLGRPSGGTSPDPQRKLAEFIAKVKVKAEDVQQKVQAKVEGKQFSGSPTQQPKKKERKHKQKPPNLMISDNLLTMEIAQLYMSCLHAWSLDPDLDKLCTNKLGLLRPCCPISFGLISRGDHMSLLLPGWQRLLGQQQLNPMEKLASPLQPTMSLLETAQDMAKSEEPQPAAKGDESASDVSKNILAIQKSATRGHWQISSSVTTQHLLSVISIANTLMSMSRCSFLDGRFRSEGQRRLSDHLMLFLTSQKINSGGILVSDYYSSSEAESGDEEVGLGSVAQAQIKQGWSLLAALHCVLLPDIIGEGMFKPPLLEMLARRWQHRCLEIREAAQALLLAELRRIRSDGRKTIVDQWSPYLPSYVDPHLSILSETHVVPPRQEMGEEDDEDDDQIMDVNCDGDNIPSHKSNTTFESRRRQATAIVMLGVIGAEFGQEIEPSRRKSSVAAMGEADKKKVVEGFGIKKYSLAMHTSKALTFLLLHPPSPKLPAHTPIRRAAIDLIGRGFTVWEPYMDVSAVLLGLLELCVDGDRLVPRFLKTSKGIRKLMTFGLPLSPAADACRTARHALSLIATARPPAFVITMAKEVARYNAMAQNAQSQNTQLNTSVLVRAKPEILRIIELLVEKMPNDVVDLLVEAMDVIVHCLDPPTLKSKGLTESFPSLSRFSMVSYCGNNRRICVGAKSGGLAFYELKQSKCQIIPGHTGAVTAVTFSPDGKFLASYSHVDNKLMFWQMPHGLTASTGILSLGQQHTKCVRTFGTPPCNITSATNLLKLVKLAWLDGRTVVLWTADGTENKFRV comes from the exons ATGAGTGTGAGCAACCTTGTGGTGCCTGTTGTGCTGTGGGGGAGAAATCCTCCCACGCATTGTATCTCGGCCATTCTCATGACACAAGATGAAAAGAACATCATCACTGGATGCAACGATGGACAAATTGCAGTGTGGGATGTAACTGAAGATTGGAAG ATCTACCCACGAAGCATGCTCTTTGGTCATTCGTCAGCCATCTCTTGTTTATGTAAGGGCAGCAATCATTCAGATAAACCTTACATTGTCAGCTCCTCGGAGAGTGG GGAGATGTGCCTGTGGGATATCAACGATGGCCGGTGTATAGAATTCACTAAAATGCCGTTCACTCACACTAATATCCAG ACCCATCAGCTGATGAATGCCAGAGATATCAAACTAGTGTGTAATGGGTACTACCCAGAGATCCACATCATCGATCCTCTCAGTCTAGAGATTCAATTTACATTGACGTCAAAGGTTCAGCCAGATTGGATCAGCGCTTTGTGCATCCTCAGACCAGTGAATAGACAAG atgatgttgttgttgctatTTCCAATTCTGGGGCTGTCAAGTGTTGGACCTTGTCATCGCAAGAGTTGAAG AGTAAGACAATAGCTGAAGACGAGTCAAAGCAAATCCGCTGCCTCAATGCCCACACGCTGAGATGCTGCGCCTACAACCAAAGAACTGTACTCATAGTCTGCTCCAAATACTGGCAG CTGTACAGTTGTGGTTTTATCCACGGTCATGAATCTGAAGGG ATTTATGATGCCGGCGACTTTTCCCTGCTGTGTTCTGAGTCCAATCCGTGCGGCGAGCGATGGCTTGGTGGTGAATTCATCAGTGTTGACCGTGTGGTCGTCTGGAGTAATGAGGGGAAGGGCTACTTGTATAAACTTCCCACCAA CCTTCTTAAAGGAAAGGCTCATTTTGACAG TGCTAATCCAAGAAGTGCAGATTTCCATGGCCATGTTGGCCCATCTCGTTCGAGTTCCAATATTCCCTATGCCTACAATGTTCTCAACTTCTACACTGAAAAG CCTCTCTCCTGCCCACCGGCCATGTCTTATTTCTTTGGCACCAGAGACACTCACAAGAGGATCCTGCTGCGGGGAGATTCCATGGGCAGGATCATGCTGTGGATGATACCGAAGGTTGCTGACAATCAGTTGAAATTGACCAGACAGGAGAGCTTTGACAGGCTACCCG TGATTCAACAACTAGCCACCACTTCATTGCTCGAAACATGGGACACTGTATGTCCTATTCCAAGTGGGGTGATTGATGCACTG CACCCTCCAGAAGAGAAGCCACTCCAGGTCACTGCGACCTGTTACATTCCTTCCCAAGGTAAACTGGTGTGTGGGCGATTAGATGGTACGATAGTTATTGTGCCAGCAACACAGAGTGCTATCTTACAACTTCTGGATATTGGACAAGCTCCAGGCCAAG AAATTCCAGTCCACCGAGTGCTTTCTGGCCACACTGGCAAAGTTACCTATGTTCTCTACCCATTTAACGACAGTACGCGCTACGAACCTCAACATCTTGTCTCTGGCGGTGTAGACTTTACGATAATATTATGGGACATCTTCAATGGGACCAAGCTCCATACATTCTCTGTGCATGGTGGAGAAATTACAAGACTCATTGTGCCACCAAACAACTGCAAT AACCGTGTTTTGACCAGCATTTGTTCCGTGGCGAGCGACCATTCTGTAGCTCTCATTAGTCTTCGCGAGAGGAAGTGTATCATGCTCGCTGGCCGTCAGTTGTTTCCCGTTCAGACTATAAAGTGGCGCCCCCTGGACGATTTCCTCATCATCGGTTGCACGGATGGAACAGTCTACGTCTGGCAAATGGAAACTG GTCACCTCGACCGAGTTGTCCAGGGCGTAACAGCACAGGAGATCCTAAGCGCCTGCGACAAAGCAACCAATAGCGTGACAAGTAGCGAAGAACTGAACAACCCCACTATCAGTATAGCGCAAGCCTTCAAACGCCGCAACCTGGCCACGTTCAAAAACTTGGCACAGCAGAAACTTCATGGGTTGGCAGAAAAGGGTCCAGCGTCCTACTCGTACAGAGCGCACATGAAGCCACTGGCTTACCCTATGATGATACAGGGCATGAGGACCAACAGCAATGACCCAGATGCCCATGTCATATTGTTCGATACTGAGGCACTTATTG TTCAACTGCTCAGTGATGAGTATGCCCAGATGTCCCCTGGTACATTGGAAGCTCATGGCTTCCCTTCTGCAGAGAAACAACCGGACTTGGGGCGACCTTCTGGGGGAACCTCTCCAGACCCACAGAGAAAATTAGCAG AATTCATTGCCAAAGTGAAAGTAAAGGCAGAAGACGtacaacagaaagtacaagctAAGGTGGAGGGTAAACAGTTCTCCGGCAGCCCAACTCAGCAACCAAAGAAGAAGGAACGCAAGCATAAACAAAAACCACCAAACCTGATGATATCTGATAACTTACTGACCATGGAGATAGCCCAGCTCTATATGTCTTGCCTACATGCGTGGTCCTTGGATCCAGATCTTGACAAACTCTGCACCAACAAACTTGGACTCCTGCGACCCTGTTGCCCGATATCATTCGGATTGATATCGCGAGGAGATCACATGTCTCTGTTGTTGCCTGGTTGGCAGAGGTTGCTTGGGCAGCAACAACTGAACCCAATGGAGAAATTGGCATCGCCTTTACAGCCAACGATGTCGTTGCTAGAAACAGCCCAGGATATGGCAAAATCGGAGGAACCCCAACCGGCTGCCAAGGGGGATGAGAGTGCATCAGACGTGTCAAAAAACATTCTGGCGATACAGAAGTCTGCTACCAGAGGTCACTGGCAGATTTCTAGTTCCGTCACGACACAACATCTCCTGTCCGTGATCTCCATTGCTAATACTTTGATGAGCATGAGTCGGTGTTCCTTTCTCGATGGACGCTTTCGAAGTGAAGGCCAGCGAAG GTTGTCAGACCACTTGATGTTGTTCCTTACCAG CCAAAAAATCAACAGTGGAGGAATCTTAGTATCAGACTACTACTCGAGTTCTGAGGCTGAAAGTGGGGACGAGGAGGTTGGTCTGGGTTCAGTTGCCCAGGCCCAGATAAAGCAAGGCTGGAGCCTGCTGGCAGCTCTACACTGCGTCCTGTTACCTGATATCATCGGAGAGGGCATGTTCAAGCCACCGTTGTTGGAGATGCTGGCCAGGAGATGGCAGCACCGATGTTTAGAG ATCAGAGAAGCAGCCCAAGCTCTTCTTCTTGCTGAACTGAGGCGGATTCGTTCTGACGGACGTAAGACCATAGTGGACCAGTGGTCACCCTACTTGCCAAGCTATGTCGATCCTCACCTTAGCATCTTGAGCGAGACGCATGTGGTTCCACCTAGACAGGAGATGGGAgaggaagatgatgaagacgacgatCAGATTATGG ATGTTAATTGTGATG GTGACAACATACCCTCTCACAAATCCAACACCACGTTCGAGAGCAGACGACGCCAGGCAACAGCCATTGTGATGTTGGGCGTCATCGGGGCAGAGTTCGGTCAGGAGATTGAGCCGAGCAGACGAAAGTCTTCTGTCGCCGCCATGGGGGAGGCGGACAAGAAGAAAGTTGTGGAGGGGTTTGGAATCAAGAAATACTCCCTTGCCATGCACACGA GCAAAGCGCTGACATTCCTGTTACTTCACCCGCCGAGTCCCAAACTACCCGCACACACACCAATCAGACGAGCCGCCATAGATCTGATTGGTCGAGGATTCACTGTCTGGGAGCCATATATGGACGTATCGGCTGTGTTGCTTGGTCTCCTTGAGCTCTGTGTAGATGGTGACAGGCTCGTGCCAAG ATTCTTGAAAACGAGTAAAGGGATTCGAAAGCT CATGACGTTTGGCCTCCCATTGAGCCCAGCTGCCGATGCCTGTCGCACTGCGCGACATGCCCTTTCACTGATCGCCACTGCCCGGCCGCCAGCCTTCGTCATTACCATGGCAAAAGAGGTCGCCAGGTATAATGCCATGGCGCAGAATGCCCAGTCGCAGAATACACAGTTGAACACGTCGGTGTTGGTACGTGCCAAACCTGAGATTCTTCGCATAATTGAGCTGCTGGTGGAGAAGATGCCGAATGATGTGGTGGATCTTTTAGTCGAG GCTATGGACGTGATTGTCCACTGTTTAGATCCACCAACTCTCAAGTCAAAAGGCCTGACAGAATCATTCCCCTCTTTATCAAG gTTTTCAATGGTGAGTTATTGTGGAAACAACAGGAGGATTTGTGTTGGTGCTAAGAGTGGAGGGCTAGCATTTTATGAACTGAAACAATCAAAGTGTCAG ATCATACCTGGTCACACTGGCGCTGTTACTGCAGTCACATTCTCTCCTGATGGGAAGTTCTTGGCGTCTTATTCTCATGTAGACAATAAGTTGATGTTCTGGCAG ATGCCCCATGGGTTG ACGGCTTCAACTGGTATCTTGAGCCTTGGCCAGCAACACACAAAGTGTGTGAGGACATTCGGTACGCCACCGTGCAACATCACGTCAGCTACAAACCTCTTGAAACTAGTCAAACTTGCTTGGTTGGATGGAAGGACCGTTGTATTATGGACTGCCGATGGAACAGAGAACAAATTCAGGGTCTAG
- the LOC135495395 gene encoding WD repeat-containing protein 7-like isoform X8: MSVSNLVVPVVLWGRNPPTHCISAILMTQDEKNIITGCNDGQIAVWDVTEDWKIYPRSMLFGHSSAISCLCKGSNHSDKPYIVSSSESGEMCLWDINDGRCIEFTKMPFTHTNIQTHQLMNARDIKLVCNGYYPEIHIIDPLSLEIQFTLTSKVQPDWISALCILRPVNRQDDVVVAISNSGAVKCWTLSSQELKSKTIAEDESKQIRCLNAHTLRCCAYNQRTVLIVCSKYWQLYSCGFIHGHESEGIYDAGDFSLLCSESNPCGERWLGGEFISVDRVVVWSNEGKGYLYKLPTNLLKGKAHFDSANPRSADFHGHVGPSRSSSNIPYAYNVLNFYTEKPLSCPPAMSYFFGTRDTHKRILLRGDSMGRIMLWMIPKVADNQLKLTRQESFDRLPVIQQLATTSLLETWDTVCPIPSGVIDALHPPEEKPLQVTATCYIPSQGKLVCGRLDGTIVIVPATQSAILQLLDIGQAPGQEIPVHRVLSGHTGKVTYVLYPFNDSTRYEPQHLVSGGVDFTIILWDIFNGTKLHTFSVHGGEITRLIVPPNNCNNRVLTSICSVASDHSVALISLRERKCIMLAGRQLFPVQTIKWRPLDDFLIIGCTDGTVYVWQMETGHLDRVVQGVTAQEILSACDKATNSVTSSEELNNPTISIAQAFKRRNLATFKNLAQQKLHGLAEKGPASYSYRAHMKPLAYPMMIQGMRTNSNDPDAHVILFDTEALIVQLLSDEYAQMSPGTLEAHGFPSAEKQPDLGRPSGGTSPDPQRKLAEFIAKVKVKAEDVQQKVQAKVEGKQFSGSPTQQPKKKERKHKQKPPNLMISDNLLTMEIAQLYMSCLHAWSLDPDLDKLCTNKLGLLRPCCPISFGLISRGDHMSLLLPGWQRLLGQQQLNPMEKLASPLQPTMSLLETAQDMAKSEEPQPAAKGDESASDVSKNILAIQKSATRGHWQISSSVTTQHLLSVISIANTLMSMSRCSFLDGRFRSEGQRRLSDHLMLFLTSQKINSGGILVSDYYSSSEAESGDEEVGLGSVAQAQIKQGWSLLAALHCVLLPDIIGEGMFKPPLLEMLARRWQHRCLEIREAAQALLLAELRRIRSDGRKTIVDQWSPYLPSYVDPHLSILSETHVVPPRQEMGEEDDEDDDQIMDVNCDGDNIPSHKSNTTFESRRRQATAIVMLGVIGAEFGQEIEPSRRKSSVAAMGEADKKKVVEGFGIKKYSLAMHTSKALTFLLLHPPSPKLPAHTPIRRAAIDLIGRGFTVWEPYMDVSAVLLGLLELCVDGDRLVPSMTFGLPLSPAADACRTARHALSLIATARPPAFVITMAKEVARYNAMAQNAQSQNTQLNTSVLVRAKPEILRIIELLVEKMPNDVVDLLVEAMDVIVHCLDPPTLKSKGLTESFPSLSRFSMVSYCGNNRRICVGAKSGGLAFYELKQSKCQIIPGHTGAVTAVTFSPDGKFLASYSHVDNKLMFWQTASTGILSLGQQHTKCVRTFGTPPCNITSATNLLKLVKLAWLDGRTVVLWTADGTENKFRV; the protein is encoded by the exons ATGAGTGTGAGCAACCTTGTGGTGCCTGTTGTGCTGTGGGGGAGAAATCCTCCCACGCATTGTATCTCGGCCATTCTCATGACACAAGATGAAAAGAACATCATCACTGGATGCAACGATGGACAAATTGCAGTGTGGGATGTAACTGAAGATTGGAAG ATCTACCCACGAAGCATGCTCTTTGGTCATTCGTCAGCCATCTCTTGTTTATGTAAGGGCAGCAATCATTCAGATAAACCTTACATTGTCAGCTCCTCGGAGAGTGG GGAGATGTGCCTGTGGGATATCAACGATGGCCGGTGTATAGAATTCACTAAAATGCCGTTCACTCACACTAATATCCAG ACCCATCAGCTGATGAATGCCAGAGATATCAAACTAGTGTGTAATGGGTACTACCCAGAGATCCACATCATCGATCCTCTCAGTCTAGAGATTCAATTTACATTGACGTCAAAGGTTCAGCCAGATTGGATCAGCGCTTTGTGCATCCTCAGACCAGTGAATAGACAAG atgatgttgttgttgctatTTCCAATTCTGGGGCTGTCAAGTGTTGGACCTTGTCATCGCAAGAGTTGAAG AGTAAGACAATAGCTGAAGACGAGTCAAAGCAAATCCGCTGCCTCAATGCCCACACGCTGAGATGCTGCGCCTACAACCAAAGAACTGTACTCATAGTCTGCTCCAAATACTGGCAG CTGTACAGTTGTGGTTTTATCCACGGTCATGAATCTGAAGGG ATTTATGATGCCGGCGACTTTTCCCTGCTGTGTTCTGAGTCCAATCCGTGCGGCGAGCGATGGCTTGGTGGTGAATTCATCAGTGTTGACCGTGTGGTCGTCTGGAGTAATGAGGGGAAGGGCTACTTGTATAAACTTCCCACCAA CCTTCTTAAAGGAAAGGCTCATTTTGACAG TGCTAATCCAAGAAGTGCAGATTTCCATGGCCATGTTGGCCCATCTCGTTCGAGTTCCAATATTCCCTATGCCTACAATGTTCTCAACTTCTACACTGAAAAG CCTCTCTCCTGCCCACCGGCCATGTCTTATTTCTTTGGCACCAGAGACACTCACAAGAGGATCCTGCTGCGGGGAGATTCCATGGGCAGGATCATGCTGTGGATGATACCGAAGGTTGCTGACAATCAGTTGAAATTGACCAGACAGGAGAGCTTTGACAGGCTACCCG TGATTCAACAACTAGCCACCACTTCATTGCTCGAAACATGGGACACTGTATGTCCTATTCCAAGTGGGGTGATTGATGCACTG CACCCTCCAGAAGAGAAGCCACTCCAGGTCACTGCGACCTGTTACATTCCTTCCCAAGGTAAACTGGTGTGTGGGCGATTAGATGGTACGATAGTTATTGTGCCAGCAACACAGAGTGCTATCTTACAACTTCTGGATATTGGACAAGCTCCAGGCCAAG AAATTCCAGTCCACCGAGTGCTTTCTGGCCACACTGGCAAAGTTACCTATGTTCTCTACCCATTTAACGACAGTACGCGCTACGAACCTCAACATCTTGTCTCTGGCGGTGTAGACTTTACGATAATATTATGGGACATCTTCAATGGGACCAAGCTCCATACATTCTCTGTGCATGGTGGAGAAATTACAAGACTCATTGTGCCACCAAACAACTGCAAT AACCGTGTTTTGACCAGCATTTGTTCCGTGGCGAGCGACCATTCTGTAGCTCTCATTAGTCTTCGCGAGAGGAAGTGTATCATGCTCGCTGGCCGTCAGTTGTTTCCCGTTCAGACTATAAAGTGGCGCCCCCTGGACGATTTCCTCATCATCGGTTGCACGGATGGAACAGTCTACGTCTGGCAAATGGAAACTG GTCACCTCGACCGAGTTGTCCAGGGCGTAACAGCACAGGAGATCCTAAGCGCCTGCGACAAAGCAACCAATAGCGTGACAAGTAGCGAAGAACTGAACAACCCCACTATCAGTATAGCGCAAGCCTTCAAACGCCGCAACCTGGCCACGTTCAAAAACTTGGCACAGCAGAAACTTCATGGGTTGGCAGAAAAGGGTCCAGCGTCCTACTCGTACAGAGCGCACATGAAGCCACTGGCTTACCCTATGATGATACAGGGCATGAGGACCAACAGCAATGACCCAGATGCCCATGTCATATTGTTCGATACTGAGGCACTTATTG TTCAACTGCTCAGTGATGAGTATGCCCAGATGTCCCCTGGTACATTGGAAGCTCATGGCTTCCCTTCTGCAGAGAAACAACCGGACTTGGGGCGACCTTCTGGGGGAACCTCTCCAGACCCACAGAGAAAATTAGCAG AATTCATTGCCAAAGTGAAAGTAAAGGCAGAAGACGtacaacagaaagtacaagctAAGGTGGAGGGTAAACAGTTCTCCGGCAGCCCAACTCAGCAACCAAAGAAGAAGGAACGCAAGCATAAACAAAAACCACCAAACCTGATGATATCTGATAACTTACTGACCATGGAGATAGCCCAGCTCTATATGTCTTGCCTACATGCGTGGTCCTTGGATCCAGATCTTGACAAACTCTGCACCAACAAACTTGGACTCCTGCGACCCTGTTGCCCGATATCATTCGGATTGATATCGCGAGGAGATCACATGTCTCTGTTGTTGCCTGGTTGGCAGAGGTTGCTTGGGCAGCAACAACTGAACCCAATGGAGAAATTGGCATCGCCTTTACAGCCAACGATGTCGTTGCTAGAAACAGCCCAGGATATGGCAAAATCGGAGGAACCCCAACCGGCTGCCAAGGGGGATGAGAGTGCATCAGACGTGTCAAAAAACATTCTGGCGATACAGAAGTCTGCTACCAGAGGTCACTGGCAGATTTCTAGTTCCGTCACGACACAACATCTCCTGTCCGTGATCTCCATTGCTAATACTTTGATGAGCATGAGTCGGTGTTCCTTTCTCGATGGACGCTTTCGAAGTGAAGGCCAGCGAAG GTTGTCAGACCACTTGATGTTGTTCCTTACCAG CCAAAAAATCAACAGTGGAGGAATCTTAGTATCAGACTACTACTCGAGTTCTGAGGCTGAAAGTGGGGACGAGGAGGTTGGTCTGGGTTCAGTTGCCCAGGCCCAGATAAAGCAAGGCTGGAGCCTGCTGGCAGCTCTACACTGCGTCCTGTTACCTGATATCATCGGAGAGGGCATGTTCAAGCCACCGTTGTTGGAGATGCTGGCCAGGAGATGGCAGCACCGATGTTTAGAG ATCAGAGAAGCAGCCCAAGCTCTTCTTCTTGCTGAACTGAGGCGGATTCGTTCTGACGGACGTAAGACCATAGTGGACCAGTGGTCACCCTACTTGCCAAGCTATGTCGATCCTCACCTTAGCATCTTGAGCGAGACGCATGTGGTTCCACCTAGACAGGAGATGGGAgaggaagatgatgaagacgacgatCAGATTATGG ATGTTAATTGTGATG GTGACAACATACCCTCTCACAAATCCAACACCACGTTCGAGAGCAGACGACGCCAGGCAACAGCCATTGTGATGTTGGGCGTCATCGGGGCAGAGTTCGGTCAGGAGATTGAGCCGAGCAGACGAAAGTCTTCTGTCGCCGCCATGGGGGAGGCGGACAAGAAGAAAGTTGTGGAGGGGTTTGGAATCAAGAAATACTCCCTTGCCATGCACACGA GCAAAGCGCTGACATTCCTGTTACTTCACCCGCCGAGTCCCAAACTACCCGCACACACACCAATCAGACGAGCCGCCATAGATCTGATTGGTCGAGGATTCACTGTCTGGGAGCCATATATGGACGTATCGGCTGTGTTGCTTGGTCTCCTTGAGCTCTGTGTAGATGGTGACAGGCTCGTGCCAAG CATGACGTTTGGCCTCCCATTGAGCCCAGCTGCCGATGCCTGTCGCACTGCGCGACATGCCCTTTCACTGATCGCCACTGCCCGGCCGCCAGCCTTCGTCATTACCATGGCAAAAGAGGTCGCCAGGTATAATGCCATGGCGCAGAATGCCCAGTCGCAGAATACACAGTTGAACACGTCGGTGTTGGTACGTGCCAAACCTGAGATTCTTCGCATAATTGAGCTGCTGGTGGAGAAGATGCCGAATGATGTGGTGGATCTTTTAGTCGAG GCTATGGACGTGATTGTCCACTGTTTAGATCCACCAACTCTCAAGTCAAAAGGCCTGACAGAATCATTCCCCTCTTTATCAAG gTTTTCAATGGTGAGTTATTGTGGAAACAACAGGAGGATTTGTGTTGGTGCTAAGAGTGGAGGGCTAGCATTTTATGAACTGAAACAATCAAAGTGTCAG ATCATACCTGGTCACACTGGCGCTGTTACTGCAGTCACATTCTCTCCTGATGGGAAGTTCTTGGCGTCTTATTCTCATGTAGACAATAAGTTGATGTTCTGGCAG ACGGCTTCAACTGGTATCTTGAGCCTTGGCCAGCAACACACAAAGTGTGTGAGGACATTCGGTACGCCACCGTGCAACATCACGTCAGCTACAAACCTCTTGAAACTAGTCAAACTTGCTTGGTTGGATGGAAGGACCGTTGTATTATGGACTGCCGATGGAACAGAGAACAAATTCAGGGTCTAG